GCTCAATTCACCTTGGTTTGAGTTCCCCTATGTGACAGCAGGGATCTTCGTGATTAATATGTTTTTTTCCGGCTGCTTTCATCCAGTAGTTATGGCATTGATCTTAGATAGTAGTACCTCGGCATCGAGAGAGGGTATTTTTCGAATCAATTATTGGATCAGTAATTTGGCCATTGCGGTTGGCAGTCTTGTCGGAGGTTTCCTTTTCTCGAACCATCACTTTTTGTTGTTCTTAATCATCGCAACGGTTAGTTTATTATCGTCTGTCATCACAGCTTTGTTCTTAACAGAAGAGTACCATCCGTCAGCCACTAAGGAAGTAACTTCACAATCGGAAGACAAGCAAACCTATTCCTTAAAAGCATTGCTCAGGCAATATGGTGGTATTTTTAAAGATCGTGTATTTTTGTTTTTTATACTAGGCGGTTTATTGGTAACGGCACTTGAATCTCAGTTGACTAATTATATCGGTGTCCGGTTATCAAAAGATATGGGAGAAACGGCATTGTTTGCTTTCGGTCATATGGAGTGGTCATTAGATGGGACAGAACTACTGGGAGTTTTAAAAAGTGAGAATACCATTTTGGTTGTGGTCGGTACGTTTTTAATCACTAAAGTAACGAAACGCTTGTCCCATCATAGCAAGTTATTAGGCGGTGGAATGATGTTTGTCATCGGTTATGTTGCGCTGTCGATGTTTCATCATCCGTTGATCCTCATTGGAGTTATGCTGTTAGCGACATGTGGAGAACTTATTTATGTGCCCGTTGAACAAGCAATTATGGGGGATATCGTTCCCGATGATTCGCGGAGTACATATATGGCCTTTCAACAAATGGCACTAATGATCAGTGAAATCATCGCAGGATTATTTATTACTTTAGGAAGTTTCCTGACAGCGGGTATGATGTCGTTAATACTATTTATCATGGGAATGCTAGGAGTGTTCAATTTCTATATCATGCTTCGTAAAAAGGCAGGAAGGGACACAGCTGAAGTGCATAATGTGGGGTAAATAACTATATTTGGTAAAAATTGAATTGGTATTTGTCATTTTGAAACCTATCGACTATAATAAGAACGTTATGGAATTAATTCGCCTCTTGATCCTTGGAGGCTTTTTTTAATCATATTTATTTGCAGTGGACATGTCTTGCATGCTCATTCATATAATAAATAAGTGTATGCATCCATTAGCATGCACTTGATGGCTTGGCGCTGCCAAGTTTTCTTAATTGAGGTGGATACAATGAAACGTGCACGATTGATATATAACCCGACATCAGGACGCGAAGCGATGCGAAAAAATGTTGCGTATATTTTAGATCGGCTTGAAAATGCGGGATTTGAAGCGTCAGCTCATGCGACTAAAGGTGAAGGGGATGCAACGGTAGCAGCAAGTCAGGCTGTAGAAAGCCATTTTGACCTTGTTGTCGCTGCTGGTGGTGATGGTACTATTAATGAAGTCGTTAATGGATTGGCTGAACAACCTCATCGCCCCACTTTTGGTATCTTGCCGATGGGGACAACGAATGACTTTGCCCGTGCCATCAATATGCCACGTGATATTGTCCGTGCATGCGACGTCCTATGCGAAGGGGTATCAATGCCGATTGATGTCGGCAAGGTGAATGACAAATACTTTATTAATATATCCGGTGGCGGCAAGTTAACAGAATTAACTTATGATGTCCCGAGTAAGCTAAAGACGATGCTCGGTCAGTTAGCTTACTATCTTAAAGGGATGGAAATGCTGCCATCTATAAAACCGACAAGGGTTCGGATTGAATATGATGGGCGACTTGTTGAAGATGATATCATGCTCTTTTTAATTTCTAATACCAACTCGGTCGGTGGTTTTGAAAAATTAGCGCCCGATGCCAAAATGAATGATGGTATGTTTGATTTACTAATCCTTAGAAAGATGAATCTTGCGGAGTTCGTTCGCTTGGCCCGCCTGGCGCTTCGTGGTGAGCACTTGCAGGATTCAAAAGTTATTTACGCTAAGGCTAATCGGATCAAAGTTTACAGTGAAGAAACGATGCAGCTCAATATTGATGGCGAACATGGTGGCGATCTACCGGGAAACTTTGTGAACTTATATCATCACTTGCAAATGATTGTTCCGAGTGATACGGCTTATACCCATACGCGCCACCTTGGCCAAATTCAATCCGTATAAAAATGTGGTGGTACGATGACCGAAACCAAACAACATCCTGTTCATGAACAGGATCGGTTGACAGTGACATTCAACGACTTATCATCAGACGGTGCTGGCGTTGCTAAAGTTCACGGTTATACGCTATTTGTTCCCGGAGCACTGCCCGAGGAGCAAGCTGAAGTCGAAGTGACGAAGACGAAAAAACAATACGGCTTTGCAAAATTAATCAAAACATTGTCAGCCAGTGATAGGCGGGTGGATCCGCCTTGTGAGTTGTATGATCGGTGTGGCGGCTGTCAGCTTCAACATTTGTCTTATGAAGGACAACTCGATTTTAAACGAAAACAAGTGCAAGATGCGATGACGAGAATTGGTGGTTTGACGGATGTTGATGTCAACCCGACGCTCGGGATGGATCATCCTTGGACTTACCGCAATAAAGCTTCAGTGCCAGTAGCCAAACGCGATGGTGAGTTTATCGCCGGTTTTTACCAAAAACGGTCACATCATATCATTGATATGGATCACTGTTTGATCCAAAGTGAAGATAATGATGAAGTGATTCAAGAAGCGAAACGGATTGCCAAAGATTGCGGGATTGAACCTTATAATGAAGAGACCCATAAAGGGATTCTCCGTCATATTGTTACAAGGACAGGGAACCAAACCGGCGAAATTATGGTGGTGCTTGTCACGAAGACTAAGGAATTACCGTTTCGTAAGCGGTTTTTAAAGGAACTGCCGCAAAAATTTCCGGGCATTAAATCGATTGCTCATAACATCAATCCCAAACGCACAAACACTATTTTCGGTGATGAAACACGGACTTTGTGGGGGCGCGATTTAATCTACGACAACATTGGGGATATCAAGTTCGCGATTTCACCACGGTCGTTTTATCAAGTCAATCCTGAACAGACTAAAGTCCTGTATGATAAGGCTATGGAGCTGGCGGAGCTAAACGGTGAAGAAACGGTTATTGACGCATACTGCGGGATTGGTACCATTTCACTCTTCTTAGCTCAAAAAGCGGGGCAGGTCTATGGCGTTGAAGTTGTCCCAGAAGCGATTGATGACGCGCGGGCCAACGCCGAGCTGAACGATTTGGATAATGTCTCCTTTGAAGTTGGACAAGCTGAAGACGTGATCCCGCGATGGTACAAAGACAAAGGGATTCAAGCGGATGTCATCATCGTCGACCCGCCGCGCAAAGGCTGCGATGAAGCCTTACTCCAGACCATGATTGATATGCAACCCAAACGTGTGGTGTATGTTTCATGCAACCCAGCGACACTAGCACGTGACCTGCGAATCCTTGAAGAAGGCGGTTTTAAGACGCAGGAAGTCCAACCTGTTGATCAGTTTCCGCAAACGACGCATGTTGAATGTGTATCGCAATTAGTGTTGAAATAGGTCAATAATATTTATTCGAATGAAAAATCATAACGTAATAAACGGAGCTTCAAGTCTTTAGCCATCCGGCGACTTGAAGTTTTTTTATTTTTAATATTAATTGCAGACGAATTTCTGCAGATGAGGTGTTCATCGACATACATATGTCACATTTTTTTCTATTTAGTGTTAAAAGTCATGTCAACGTAGCCGTTATTAATAATAGAGACGGATGAATAAACGTTGGAGGTCAAAGACATGATCAAAGCATTTTTTAGAAAAAATAACTATTCAGTGGACCAAGCAGATAAATTGGCGATCAATCAAGACTTTGAAGGTGTCATTGATGTTGAAAAAGATAGTGATCTCGCTAAGCAATTAAGAATGATTGATTTAACACAAGAAGATCTTACTGTGCTCAAAAATTTCCAACCCCTTGTTCAAGAGAATATTGATCAAATCGTTGATCAATTTTATAAAAATCTTGAACATGAAACATCATTAACACAAATTATAGAGGATCATAGCTCGATAGACCGCTTAAAGCAAACGCTAACCACTCATATTCAAGAAATGTTTAATGGCAAGATTGATCGAACCTTTGTAGCTAATCGTATACGGATTGCTCATGTTCATGTGAAGATTGGACTGAAGCCAAAATGGTACATGTGTGCATTTCAAGATCTCCTACTTTCTCTTATGAGAATTATGGAAAATACTATTGTTGATTATGAGGTATATATCAAGGCTGTAAAAGCGACTACGAAGATTTTAAATATCGAACAACAGCTTGTTTTGGAGGCCTTTGATGATGAAACTGAGCGACTAAGAAATGAACAAGAAGAGCAGCAAAATCAATTGCACAGACAAATGAATCAAACAGCGGAAGAATTGGCGGCCGTTTCCGAGCAGACGAGCGCATCTGTTCAAGAGTTAACGTCTCAATCGGAACATATTGTTAATGAATCAAAGAAAGGGACTCAAATTTCGCAACAAGTCGAAGATCAATCGTCGGAAGGCAAACAGCAACTCGAGTTGCAGCAACAACAAATGAATGACATTCAACAGAAAACAAAACAAATTTCAGCTGAGATGGAACAATTGAAAGACATCTCAAAAGAAATTGATAACATTGTTCATATAGTAACGAACATTGCGGAGAAAACGAATATGCTAGCGTTAAATGCGTCGATTGAATCAGCTAGAGCCGGCGAACATGGAAAAGGTTTTGCGGTGGTTGCTGAAGAGGTCAGAAAGCTTGCGGAACAAACCAAAGACTCGGTTTCTAATGTTACTGAATTAATCCAAACAACGAATGAGCAAATCAATAATATATCCACCAATATGCTAGATATTGACCAATTAATGTCTAAGAGTACCGATAACATGGAAGAAATTAATCAATTTTTTGATGCGATCGTTACGGCTATGTCAGAAAACAGGGCATATAACACTAGCATTGAGCAAGAACTCGAAAGCTTAACCCAAGTGATCGAAGAAATGAACCGCGCCATGTCACAAGTCGCTTCTTCAGCCAGCCAACTAGGTCAGGGGACTGAATAAAGACTGGCGTTTCAAATTGATTTAATAGGTGACGGTCACGTATGGATGGATGCGTTATCAAAGCGTAACCTAACGACGCATACATACGATGAAGCCTTAGTTAAAACACTGATAATGAGCATTCGTCAAGAGTATCTACCAGCCCTTAAAACAATGTATGACGAACTATCAAAGGAATGAGAACATGTTTGGTATACTCGAGCGAGACATTGACTATATCATGAAGGCATTAGAAATGTTTGACGAAATTGAATCGGCATTGATCTTTGGCAGCCGCGCCATGGGGAATTATAAAAAAGGGTCGGATATCGACATGGCGATATCGGGCCAATTAGTTACAAGAGAAACCATAGCAAAGTTAAGTGATTTGCTAGGTGAACAATACCCAATCCCCTATTTTTTTGACATCCTCCATTTAGAAGCTATTAATAATGAACAACTTTTGGAACAAATCCAAACATTTGGGATTGAAGTGTATCGCAAAGGAAGCTAATCACCCTTTAATTAAAGACAATTTATGCTAAAATTGATGTAATAACAGAAAAAAGGTGGGTGATGGAACGAATGACAGAAGAAGACACAGTGTTATCCATTGATAATTTACGAATGAGCTATGGGGCGGAGCAGGTGCTAAAAGGGATTGACCTTGATGTTTATCGGGGCCAAGTCATTGGTTATATCGGTCCAAACGGAGCGGGGAAAAGCACCACTGTTAAGTTGATGTTAGGACTTGTGGAAGGGTATTCAGGTCAAGTGAAAGTCTTTGGTGAGGACATATCGAATGGTGATGTGAGCTATAAGGCTAAGATTGGCTATGTGCCTGAAACAGCAGACATTTATGATAATCTCACAGCGAGTGAGTATTTAACGTTTGTCGGTGATTTGTACGGCATGGATAGTGACCAGGTTGATGACAAGGCTCAGAAACTCATGGCTCAATTTGAACTAGAGAACGTTTATCATACGAGAATATCATCCTATTCTAAAGGGATGCGGCAAAAACTATTAATCATCTCAAGTCTATTACATAACCCAGATCTATTATTTTTAGATGAGCCCATCAGTGGCTTAGATGCCAATAGTGTGATGGTTGTCAAAGAAATTTTGGCTCAGCTGGCGGCACAAGGCAAAACAATTTTTTATTCATCGCATATCATGGATGTCGTCGAGAAGATCAGTGATCGCATTATCTTATTGAACGACGGACAAATTATGGCGGATGGTACTTTTGAAGAATTAAAAGAACAAAACAAGGAAGGTACATTGGAAGAGATTTTTAATCAATTGACGGGCTTCGATGAGCACGAGGATATCGCGCGTGATTTCGTGTCGATCGTGCAGGAGAGGTGACATTATGAAAAATTTCAGGACGCTGCAATGTTTGGATCCCTTCAAAGGTTTATTTGAAAAGTTTGGGGTGGACTACAACGTGATGAGAAGGATCCTACAGGTGAAGTTACTGATGGATCAGCGCCGGGTGCCAACGATTTTCAGTCAGTCAGCGAAAAAATCTGAGGATGCCACGAAAGATAAAAATCACTTTTTGAGATCCCTTTGGATGTACGCCCTTCTGGGTATCTTTTTAATCCCATTTATCCTCTTAGGAGACAATTATGTCTTTCAGATGAGCATTGTGTTTGCAGTGATGATGTTTATTGTCATGACCTCGATGATTTCTGATTTCTCATCAGTATTATTAGATATCAGAGATAAAAATATTTTACATACCAAACCGGTGAACCAACGAACGATTAGTTTTGCGAAAACGATACATATTTTCATATACATGTTTTTTCTAACCGCTTCGATTACGGCGCTGCCGCTCATCGTTGGTTTAGCCAACCACGGATTTCTCTTTTTTTTCATCTTCTTAGTCGGTATCATCTTGCTTGATTTGTTAATTGTATTCTTAACTGCTTTGATCTACTTTTTAATTTTAAAATTTTTTGATGGCGAGAAACTAAAGGATATCATTAACTACGTTCAAATTGGCCTGTCTCTCGCAATGATTGTCGGCTACCAGTTGGTTGCGCGCGCCTTTGAGTTCGTGGAC
This genomic interval from Tuberibacillus sp. Marseille-P3662 contains the following:
- a CDS encoding MFS transporter, which encodes MKWNDLHPNIKWRFVVDFCSITASTMIIPYLAIYFSGKVGATLTGILFVIVIMSGVIGSFVGGYLSDLIGRKKIMLMSELIVALTFYVIAMLNSPWFEFPYVTAGIFVINMFFSGCFHPVVMALILDSSTSASREGIFRINYWISNLAIAVGSLVGGFLFSNHHFLLFLIIATVSLLSSVITALFLTEEYHPSATKEVTSQSEDKQTYSLKALLRQYGGIFKDRVFLFFILGGLLVTALESQLTNYIGVRLSKDMGETALFAFGHMEWSLDGTELLGVLKSENTILVVVGTFLITKVTKRLSHHSKLLGGGMMFVIGYVALSMFHHPLILIGVMLLATCGELIYVPVEQAIMGDIVPDDSRSTYMAFQQMALMISEIIAGLFITLGSFLTAGMMSLILFIMGMLGVFNFYIMLRKKAGRDTAEVHNVG
- a CDS encoding nucleotidyltransferase domain-containing protein produces the protein MFGILERDIDYIMKALEMFDEIESALIFGSRAMGNYKKGSDIDMAISGQLVTRETIAKLSDLLGEQYPIPYFFDILHLEAINNEQLLEQIQTFGIEVYRKGS
- a CDS encoding globin-coupled sensor protein, giving the protein MIKAFFRKNNYSVDQADKLAINQDFEGVIDVEKDSDLAKQLRMIDLTQEDLTVLKNFQPLVQENIDQIVDQFYKNLEHETSLTQIIEDHSSIDRLKQTLTTHIQEMFNGKIDRTFVANRIRIAHVHVKIGLKPKWYMCAFQDLLLSLMRIMENTIVDYEVYIKAVKATTKILNIEQQLVLEAFDDETERLRNEQEEQQNQLHRQMNQTAEELAAVSEQTSASVQELTSQSEHIVNESKKGTQISQQVEDQSSEGKQQLELQQQQMNDIQQKTKQISAEMEQLKDISKEIDNIVHIVTNIAEKTNMLALNASIESARAGEHGKGFAVVAEEVRKLAEQTKDSVSNVTELIQTTNEQINNISTNMLDIDQLMSKSTDNMEEINQFFDAIVTAMSENRAYNTSIEQELESLTQVIEEMNRAMSQVASSASQLGQGTE
- the rlmD gene encoding 23S rRNA (uracil(1939)-C(5))-methyltransferase RlmD; translated protein: MTETKQHPVHEQDRLTVTFNDLSSDGAGVAKVHGYTLFVPGALPEEQAEVEVTKTKKQYGFAKLIKTLSASDRRVDPPCELYDRCGGCQLQHLSYEGQLDFKRKQVQDAMTRIGGLTDVDVNPTLGMDHPWTYRNKASVPVAKRDGEFIAGFYQKRSHHIIDMDHCLIQSEDNDEVIQEAKRIAKDCGIEPYNEETHKGILRHIVTRTGNQTGEIMVVLVTKTKELPFRKRFLKELPQKFPGIKSIAHNINPKRTNTIFGDETRTLWGRDLIYDNIGDIKFAISPRSFYQVNPEQTKVLYDKAMELAELNGEETVIDAYCGIGTISLFLAQKAGQVYGVEVVPEAIDDARANAELNDLDNVSFEVGQAEDVIPRWYKDKGIQADVIIVDPPRKGCDEALLQTMIDMQPKRVVYVSCNPATLARDLRILEEGGFKTQEVQPVDQFPQTTHVECVSQLVLK
- a CDS encoding nucleotidyltransferase substrate binding protein; protein product: MAFQIDLIGDGHVWMDALSKRNLTTHTYDEALVKTLIMSIRQEYLPALKTMYDELSKE
- a CDS encoding ABC transporter ATP-binding protein, translated to MTEEDTVLSIDNLRMSYGAEQVLKGIDLDVYRGQVIGYIGPNGAGKSTTVKLMLGLVEGYSGQVKVFGEDISNGDVSYKAKIGYVPETADIYDNLTASEYLTFVGDLYGMDSDQVDDKAQKLMAQFELENVYHTRISSYSKGMRQKLLIISSLLHNPDLLFLDEPISGLDANSVMVVKEILAQLAAQGKTIFYSSHIMDVVEKISDRIILLNDGQIMADGTFEELKEQNKEGTLEEIFNQLTGFDEHEDIARDFVSIVQER
- a CDS encoding diacylglycerol kinase, with the protein product MKRARLIYNPTSGREAMRKNVAYILDRLENAGFEASAHATKGEGDATVAASQAVESHFDLVVAAGGDGTINEVVNGLAEQPHRPTFGILPMGTTNDFARAINMPRDIVRACDVLCEGVSMPIDVGKVNDKYFINISGGGKLTELTYDVPSKLKTMLGQLAYYLKGMEMLPSIKPTRVRIEYDGRLVEDDIMLFLISNTNSVGGFEKLAPDAKMNDGMFDLLILRKMNLAEFVRLARLALRGEHLQDSKVIYAKANRIKVYSEETMQLNIDGEHGGDLPGNFVNLYHHLQMIVPSDTAYTHTRHLGQIQSV